TATCTTCCGGATAGCCTGTACGAATTGGTGGTGCCACTTCCATGCCTGTTGCATCTTCACGAAGTTGCTCTAACATAGTTTCCCAGGCCCACGTTTTCCATACTGTTTTTACTTGGTTATCTTCATCATCAATCAAACGACCTCGACTATCCCAATGTAACCCCTCGGTCCCATGAATAATTTTGGCTTTAAATCCTGCTTGAACCAGTGCATTGCGCATAAATAATGCGTGATAATCTTCCTCATCATCGTGATCTTGCATAATATGAACAAGTGGCGTGGCTTCACTATGTTTCCAACAATCCGCTAATGCATTACGTAAGCCATCGGCAGGATTATCGCCTATATTCAATCCACCCTGAATTGCCCATCGATTCATAAACTCGCCGGCCTCCGCATGGCAAGAGGCTGAATCTGCATTGTATTCATACACTTTCAATCCACGACTATCCATGCAGAAATCTAAACGTCCCGTAATGGTTTGATAACGGCGATTTTGCCAAGACAACCGTAAGCGAGGCCAAAGCAATTTAGGAATATTAAAATATTGTAATAACTTATCGTCTTTTAAGACTTTATCTGTGGCATGCAAATACATTAAATGCAATTCATTGGTTGCACGAATCAACTCATGCTGCGCTGTTTCAGATATCGTAAAATAGCGATATTGATCCGAATGGCTGACTTTATGCCCGTCCATTGCTTTCACATATGCCGCTTCAAATTCATTTTGTTCATTCAGCCATTTATGCTCAAACTGACCATTGTTTTCTATATGTTCAGCATGAATCTCAAGTTTCTCTTTTTCTGGTGTTGGCCGCGACAGACTGTATTCAGTATTTTCTGTTTGGATCATCCATCCTAAAATTTCTGTATCATCAAAGGTATCATGCAGAAAATAACCACTTTCGGAAACCGTCATCGGTAATTCACGAGTCCATTGCTGCCCACTTGGTAAGCGAGAGTGAATCACGTTTTGCTCGGCAATGCGAATTTTATCTTCTAATACCTCGGTAATGATCGCCACATGCCCCGTATGTTGAAATTCACCGCCCTCCTGCCAAATTAACAATGCACCTGCTTCAGGCTTACGTTTACAACCATTTGCAAAGGCTTGTAAAGGTAATAAGGCATCATTCACCACTTGACGTAAAAATCGTAAAGAAAAGATCTCGTAAGCCATTCCTACATCTGTAAACACCATGCCATGATTGAGATATAAATAACGACGCGCAAATTCCACGCACTGCCATTTGTAGCCCATGTACTCTCTTCCCAAATAACTGCGAAAGGCGGCATCATCGGGATACTCTTTCTCATCTGCTGTATGATAATCGGATGAATAAATCGCAATGCCACCCGGTGCATAGCCTAATAAGCTCCCGAAAGGATCGTGTGTACTGATATTTGCTGAACGTTCAGGCATAAAAACTCCCTGTTAAATAACAATTGGAGATAGTATAGATCTTTTGTCTGATTCCCCCAAAAGGCTTTTAAACAAAATATCAAAATTTGAATCTCATATAATTTTAAAAAAGAAAAAGGGCTGACAGATGTCAGCCCTCAAAACAAACCTAAAAATAACCGCATTTAAGGTTATTTCACATACCAATGTGCTAATAAAATCCCTGTATTTACTGCAATATTTAATCCTGCTTTTAATGGATTACTTAAAGAAAGACGCACATTTACATCTTGTTTCTCACGAATATCATCCGTACTACCTTCACTCAATACCAACGCGACTTTCTCTGCAAATTTGAGTTGTTCCAACGCAACACCTTGTTTATTGGTTGATACATGAATAATCTGATAACCAGCTTTGCGTAAAGCCGCTAAAGCGATTTCCGTACTTTCTGTTTCTAAAATACGAATATGCTCCATTCCGCCTTCCGCTACACGCATAGCAGCGGGCGCATAAAGCTGTTCAACTTGATTTGTCACCACATTTTTAATGCCGTAGAAGGCGCAAGTACGCACAACGCCACCTAGGTTTTGCGCATTATTGATTTGATCAAGCACCACTAAACAGTCTTCTTGACGCGGTACATCTAAATAACCTTGCAAAGAAAAAGCACGTTGCTTTTTCACTAACATACAAATGCCGCCATGATGCTCCGTACCGCTTACTAAGCTTAGCTCATCGCTATCCACCACGTGATACACTTTTTTATTTGCAGCTAAATAACTGAAAATCTCGCCAATTCGATGTGCCATTTGCACCGTTGCCCATACACGAACGATGCTCTCCGGACGCTCAGCAAACAATTCTAAGCACGCATTTTCACCATACACTTTCATTTCTTCAGCACGGTTCTTTTTAATTTTCTCCGGTGCTCGTGGTGATAATGCACCCGTTTTCTTTTCTTTCGGTTTATAACTCACACCCGTACTTTTTACTGTTACTTTTACCAAGCCACTTTCGCCATTGGCTTTATTTAATGAAAGTTCCGCAATTTTCGGTTCTCTCACTTCTTGCTGCTGAAAACCTCGAGAAGATTTACGAACATCCCATTTTTTATCAAAGTGCGGTCGATTTTCCCCACGTTTTTCATTATTACGACGATCATCAAAGCGACGTTCTTTGTCATTAAATGCTCGTTCTGGTCTACGCTCTTGAAAAGATTTAGTGGAATTGGTTTGGAATGATGGTTTGCGTGAATTGCTCATAATTTGCTTCTCGAAGAAAAAATTGGGTAATAATTCGCCAAAAAATGCGAAAATTTGTGAGCATTATAACGAAAAAAAACCTTTTTTCTATCAATCTATAAAGGAAATATTGTAAACTAGAAAACTAATTTTTAGTGTAGAGATAGATTATGTTAATCAATAAAGCTAA
This is a stretch of genomic DNA from Haemophilus parainfluenzae. It encodes these proteins:
- a CDS encoding TrmH family RNA methyltransferase encodes the protein MSNSRKPSFQTNSTKSFQERRPERAFNDKERRFDDRRNNEKRGENRPHFDKKWDVRKSSRGFQQQEVREPKIAELSLNKANGESGLVKVTVKSTGVSYKPKEKKTGALSPRAPEKIKKNRAEEMKVYGENACLELFAERPESIVRVWATVQMAHRIGEIFSYLAANKKVYHVVDSDELSLVSGTEHHGGICMLVKKQRAFSLQGYLDVPRQEDCLVVLDQINNAQNLGGVVRTCAFYGIKNVVTNQVEQLYAPAAMRVAEGGMEHIRILETESTEIALAALRKAGYQIIHVSTNKQGVALEQLKFAEKVALVLSEGSTDDIREKQDVNVRLSLSNPLKAGLNIAVNTGILLAHWYVK
- the gss gene encoding bifunctional glutathionylspermidine amidase/synthase, translated to MPERSANISTHDPFGSLLGYAPGGIAIYSSDYHTADEKEYPDDAAFRSYLGREYMGYKWQCVEFARRYLYLNHGMVFTDVGMAYEIFSLRFLRQVVNDALLPLQAFANGCKRKPEAGALLIWQEGGEFQHTGHVAIITEVLEDKIRIAEQNVIHSRLPSGQQWTRELPMTVSESGYFLHDTFDDTEILGWMIQTENTEYSLSRPTPEKEKLEIHAEHIENNGQFEHKWLNEQNEFEAAYVKAMDGHKVSHSDQYRYFTISETAQHELIRATNELHLMYLHATDKVLKDDKLLQYFNIPKLLWPRLRLSWQNRRYQTITGRLDFCMDSRGLKVYEYNADSASCHAEAGEFMNRWAIQGGLNIGDNPADGLRNALADCWKHSEATPLVHIMQDHDDEEDYHALFMRNALVQAGFKAKIIHGTEGLHWDSRGRLIDDEDNQVKTVWKTWAWETMLEQLREDATGMEVAPPIRTGYPEDKVRLIDVLLRPEVLVYEPLWTAIPSNKAILPVLWSLFPNHRYLLEAGFELTPELIKNGYAQKPIAGRRGDNVKLIGERKSVLDSKDGRFGKQESIYQQLWCLPKVEDQYVQVCTFTVGGHYGGSCLRSDPSLVIMGNSDMQPLRVLSDKDFLKK